From Hermetia illucens chromosome 6, iHerIll2.2.curated.20191125, whole genome shotgun sequence, one genomic window encodes:
- the LOC119658983 gene encoding uncharacterized protein LOC119658983 isoform X1, with protein MELSISSYLGVDPALEVLIINLYLMVSLLTDPCVFNIYSDLQLIDALTIKEKNSVVDVITKLFISLIIVIKCTTSYIMLGCQIMSLYPIFYSDMADLLLPLIVVCIFRNIILHTVELFIGIFFCYGEIIPILPCILFISKFTVILLTSCYYAFIVTKFYNMITYQTAEVDFIDNEDIVRNRRMKRLTPRKLEFPLMDNKLVTRSYSDGSIENLSVSELSTVTPTSDLKSKTFRISWRVDSDEEQKG; from the exons ATGGAACTCAGCATTAGTAGTTATTTAGGCGTGGATCCTGCTCTGGAAGTACTCATCATCAACCTTTATCTAATGGTCAGTTTGCTCACCGATCCTTgcgtatttaatatttattccGATTTGCAGCTG ATCGACGCCCTCACAATTAAGGAGAAGAACAGTGTGGTGGATGTTATAACGAAACTGTTCATATCCCTTATCATTGTTATCAAATGTACAACCAGCTACATAATGCTTGGATGCCAAATTATGTCTTT GTATCCCATCTTTTATTCAGATATGGCAGACTTACTATTGCCTTTGATTGTAGTCTGTATCTTCCGCAACATTATCCTTCACACTGTTGAGCTATTCATTGGCATATTTTTCTGCTATGGTGAAATAATCCCGATTTTACCATGCATACTCTTCATTAGTAAATTTACTGTGATTCTATTGACATCTTGCTACTATGC ATTCATTGTTACGAAGTTCTACAATATGATCACATATCAAACAGCCGAGGTGGATTTCATCGATAATGAGGACATCGTAAGGAATAGACGAATGAAAAGATTGACTCCCCGAAAATTGGAGTTTCCTCTGATG GATAATAAATTGGTAACTAGAAGCTACAGTGACGGATCAATTGAGAATCTATCAGTTAGTGAATTATCTACTGTAACGCCTACCTCTGATCTTAAATCTAAGACCTTCCGTATAAGCTGGAGAGTGGATTCTGATGAAGAACAAAAAGGATAA
- the LOC119658983 gene encoding uncharacterized protein LOC119658983 isoform X2, protein MELSISSYLGVDPALEVLIINLYLMVSLLTDPCVFNIYSDLQLIDALTIKEKNSVVDVITKLFISLIIVIKCTTSYIMLGCQIMSLFIVTKFYNMITYQTAEVDFIDNEDIVRNRRMKRLTPRKLEFPLMDNKLVTRSYSDGSIENLSVSELSTVTPTSDLKSKTFRISWRVDSDEEQKG, encoded by the exons ATGGAACTCAGCATTAGTAGTTATTTAGGCGTGGATCCTGCTCTGGAAGTACTCATCATCAACCTTTATCTAATGGTCAGTTTGCTCACCGATCCTTgcgtatttaatatttattccGATTTGCAGCTG ATCGACGCCCTCACAATTAAGGAGAAGAACAGTGTGGTGGATGTTATAACGAAACTGTTCATATCCCTTATCATTGTTATCAAATGTACAACCAGCTACATAATGCTTGGATGCCAAATTATGTCTTT ATTCATTGTTACGAAGTTCTACAATATGATCACATATCAAACAGCCGAGGTGGATTTCATCGATAATGAGGACATCGTAAGGAATAGACGAATGAAAAGATTGACTCCCCGAAAATTGGAGTTTCCTCTGATG GATAATAAATTGGTAACTAGAAGCTACAGTGACGGATCAATTGAGAATCTATCAGTTAGTGAATTATCTACTGTAACGCCTACCTCTGATCTTAAATCTAAGACCTTCCGTATAAGCTGGAGAGTGGATTCTGATGAAGAACAAAAAGGATAA